The proteins below are encoded in one region of Pseudoduganella armeniaca:
- a CDS encoding formate dehydrogenase — protein sequence MNDIDSSAPAAAGDEHLRARRAFLKAAPLGALALVAGSAPAAEAAPAESAPAPEQPAQRGYHETEHIRRYYQTAAYW from the coding sequence CGGCCGCCGCCGGCGACGAGCACCTGCGCGCGCGCCGCGCGTTCCTGAAGGCCGCGCCGCTGGGCGCCCTGGCCCTGGTGGCCGGCAGCGCGCCGGCCGCCGAGGCGGCGCCGGCCGAGTCCGCTCCTGCGCCCGAGCAGCCGGCGCAGCGCGGCTACCACGAGACGGAACATATCCGCCGCTACTACCAGACCGCCGCGTACTGGTAA